The DNA window GGTGGCGCGCCGTGTCGGCAGGGCCGCACGTCGGCGCGTTCCGGGACCCGTGGCCGGCGTGCTGGGCATCAGCGTGGCGGCGGTGCTGTTCTTCTTCCTGGCCAACGGCTTGTTGCTGCGTGGGGTGCTGCATCTGGCCGATGCGTCCTTTCGCCAGGCCGATGCGTTGATCCCGCCCGATCAGCGCGCCCCGACCGATGCGCTGCAGACCGGCGGACCGGGTTCCTGGGTGAGCTGGGAGCAGATGGGCCGTGCCGGCCGCGACTACGCCAGTAGTGGCCCCTCGGCGTCGGAGATAGCTGCCTTGATGGGGCGGCCGGCACTGCGCCCGGTGCGGGTGTACGTAGGCCTGCCAGCGGCGGACACGGCGCAGGCGCGGGCGCGGTTGGCGCTGCGCGAGCTGCAGCGGCAGGGCGGTTTCCAGCGCGGCACCTTGGTGGTGATCACGCCGACCGGAACGGGCTGGGTCGACCCGGCCGCGGTGGACAGCCTGGAGGTGCTGCTGCGCGGTGACGTGGCCAGCGTGGCGGTGCAGTACTCGTATTTGTCCAGCCCGCTGTCGCTGCTGGTGGAGCCGGAGTACGGCCAGGAGAGCGCGCAGGCGCTGTTCGCGGAGATCTACGGTTACTGGCGCACACTGCCGGAGCAGCAGCGGCCACGCCTGTACGTGCATGGGTTGAGCCTGGGCGCGATGAATTCCGAGCGCTCGGTGAACCTGTTCGATATGATCGATACCCCCATCCACGGCGCGCTGTGGAGCGGACCACCGTTCGCCACGCGCTACTGGCGGCAGGTCACCGACAGTCGGGTGGCCGGCTCTCCGGAGTGGCGGCCAGAGTTCCGTGACAGTCGCAGCGTACGCTTCATGAACCAGGAGGGCAGCGCGGTGCCGGCTGCTGCACCCTGGGGGCGCATGCGGGTGGTGTACCTGCAGTATGGAAGCGATGCGATCACCTTCTTCAGGGCGCAGGATGCGTGGCGGGAGCCGGAATGGATGGACGCGCCGCGGGCCCCGGACGTCGCGCCCGCCGTGCGCTGGTACCCGCTGGTGACCATGCTGCAGCTGGCGCTGGACATGCTGCTCGCCGACCGTACCCCGATGGGCTACGGACATGTATTCGCGCCCGCGCACTATGTACTGGGCTGGCGGGCCGTGCTGGGACTGGAGGACATGGATGCCGATACGGTCACGCGGCTGCAGCAGCAACTGGACGCGCGGCGGCGCGCGCAGCGCGATCAGACCGGGGGCGGTGGCTGAGTGGGTGCGTCGCGGTGCGTGCCGGGCAGGCGTGCAAGACGGTCGGTGACAGACAGCACCACCGCGGACAGCAGCAGCACGCAGTGCAGGATGGCCATCCAGCGAAGCACCTCCGGGTCCACCGGCTTGCCTTCCTCCAACTTCATGAAGATACGCAGCAGCGCGATCGCCGAAATGGCGGTGATCGAGCCCATCAGCTTCATCTTCATGCCGCTGAAATCGACCGTACCCATCCACGCCGGGCGCCGCTCATGGCCGGATTCGATGCGGGCCACGAAGTTCTCGTAGCCCGCCAGGATGACAATCAGGAGCAGGTTGGCGATCAACGACAGGTCGATCAGGGCCAGAGCCAGCAGCACGGCGTCTACCGGTCCGAGCGAAGCGATCCGCAGCAGGTGTTCGAACAGCTCGTGCAGAAACACCCACAGCAGCAGCAACAGTGCCACCACCAACCCGAAGTAGAACGGTGCCATGATCCAGCGGGCGTCGAACAGGCTGCGCGACATGGATCGGGCCAGCAGCCGACGCACCGCTCCCATCATGGCTCCGAGGTGGGCAGGTAGTCGCCGGGCCGGTCACTGACATCCGGACCGGTGTCCTCGACCACATCGGCGGGGCGATCAGAGCGTACGGTCGCCCGCATTTCCCGTCGCGCATCACGCAGACCGGTGCCGTCCAGAGGGCGGATGCGCATGATGCGACAGGACTGTGGCATCGCGACACTCACCGTACGCGGGATCACACTGTCCCACCGCGCGTTGACCGTTCCAAACGAGTTGGTGATCTGGACGGTGTGGGCAATGGCCAATCCGGTGCAGCGGCCGCGCAACTGCAGCAGGTAGCCACGGCTCTGGCTGATCCATACTGCCAATGCCCGGTCGCCGAGTGGCGTCCACTGCGTATGTCGGACGAACCGCGTCAGGCGGAAGGACTGCACCGGCGGACCCGCATGCTCGAAGTACAGCGCGATGCGCTGATCGGTGGTCATCGAAGGCGTGGTCGAGCACCCGACCAGCGCCAGGGTCATGCCTGCCAGAAGCGTCCGGATACGCATGGCCGTCGGCTCCGTTCAGCGACTGATGCGGGTGGTGACGCCGTCGCTGGAGACGCGGACGCGGTCGCCGACCCGGTAGTCCGCGGAACTGCCGTCCTGGGCCACGGCTACGGTGCGGCCGTTCTCCAGCTGCACGGTGATCTCGACGCCGTTGCGGGCCGAACGGGACAGCGCGTTACCCGCAGCACCGCCTGCGGCAGCACCGGCAATGGCACCCACCGCGTTGGCACGGCGCCCACCGCCGATGGTGCTGCCGGCGATGCCGCCAATGGCCGCGCCAGTGACGGTGGCCACGCCGCGCGAGTCGTTCTGGATCTGCACGTCACGGATGGCCTGGATCGTGCCCCATTCCACAGTCTGCGCACGACCCACCTCGGATCGGTTGAAGGTGCTGGGAGTGGTATGGGTGGAGCATGCGCCGGCCAGCAGTGTGGCGGCCAGCAGCGCGGGAAGAGTGATGGGGCGAAGCTTCATGATGCGTCTCCTGGAGCAGGGGAGAAAATGCGCGGTGCGTACACCGGCTGCCTTGGTGAAGGAGTATGCGCGTGGATCGGGCAGTGCGAATTCAGTGTTTCAGGCAGCCCCTCTCGGTATTTCTACTGCTTTCTACCTAAACGCGATCGCTTGCGCGTCTTCGGCGACTAGGATCAATTCATCTACCGTCGCGGAGAAGCTCACATGTCCAACGCCCCCGTCTATGGCGTCCACTCCGAGGTTGGAACCCTGCGCAAGGTGATGGTATGTGCGCCCGGGTTGGCGCACATGCGGCTGACACCGCGCAACAAGGACGACCTGCTGTTTGATGATGTGATCTGGGTCGACAACGCCAAGCGCGACCACTTTGACTTCATGTCGAAGATGCGCGATCGCGGTGTAGAGGTGGTGGAGATGCACAATCTTCTCGCCGAGACGGTCGAGATCGAAGAAGCACGCAACTGGATCCTGGACCACCAGATCAACGCCAATGAAGTGGGCGTGGAGTTCATGTCCGAGGTCCGCTCCTACCTGCAGGGGTTGCCTGCGCGGAAGCTCGCCGAAGTGCTGATCGGTGGCCTCAGCGTGGTCGACCTGCCCGAAGATTTCAGTGGTCCCACGCTGCAGGCCGTGCGCGAGGTGCCTGACCTGGTGGGCTACCTGCTGCCGCCGCTGCCGAACACGCTGTACACCCGCGACACCACCTGCTGGATCTACCAGGGCGTGACCCTGAATCCGCTGTATTGGCCGGCGCGGCATGAGGAGACCATTCTCACCACGTCCATCTACAAGTTCCATCCGGATTTCGCCTCGGCTGATTTCCCCATCTGGTTCGGCGACCCCACCCAGGACCATGGCAACGCCACCCTGGAAGGTGGCGACGTGCTGATTGCCGGCAATGGCATCGTGCTGATCGGCATGAGCGAACGCACCTCGCGCACCGCCATCACCCAGCTGGCGCAGTCGCTGTTCAAGAACAAAGCCGCCACCCGGGTGATCGTCGCGGTGATGCCGAAACTGCGCTCGGCGATGCATCTGGATACGGTGTTTACTTTCGCCGACCGCGATGTAGTGACGGTGTTCCCGGGCATTGTCGACCAGATCCATCCGGTCTCGCTGTACCCCAGCGACAAGGAACCCGGTTTCGAGATCGTGTTCGAGAAGGGCCACTTCAATGATGTGGTCGCCCAGGCATTGGGCTTCAAGAAGCTGCGCATCGTCGAATCCGGTGGCGACCGCTACGCCGCTGAACGCTCGCAGTGGGACAGCGGCAACAACCTGGTGGCGATGTCGCCCGGCGTCGTGGTGGCCTACGACCGCAGCACCGCCACCAACACCGGCCTGCGCAAGGAAGGCATCGAGGTGATCAGCATTGTCGGTGCCGAACTTGGACGTGGGCGCGGCGGCGGGCATTGCATGACCTGCCCGTTGATCCGCGACGCGGTGGCTTTCTAACAGCGGGAGTTGCCTGCGATGGGTATCCGTCGATCCAGGGCACAGTGCTGGCCGTGGTTGATCGTGTTGACCGTGGCGCTGGCCGGTTGCGGACGTGAGGACGGGCCAGCCGCCGGTCAGCGCCCCCCTGTGCGGGTGGACGTTGAAACCGTGACCGCGCAGGCGGTGCCCAATCTGGTGGAGCTGCCTGGCCGGGTTGAGGCCGCGCGTTCGGCCGAAGTGCGTGCGCGCGCCGACGGCATCGTCGAACGCCAGCTTTACGTGGACGGCACCGATGTGGCCGCCAACGCGCCCTTGTTCCGGATCGACCCGCGTGACCTGCAGGCACGGCTGCAGCAGGCGCGTGCCTCGCTGGCGTCGGCCAAGGCCGCGCGCGCGCAAACGGCCGCACTGCGTGCGCGGTTGTCGGCGCTGGTGCAGCGCAAGGCCGTCAGCGTGCAGGAGTACGAGTCGGCGCAAGCGTCGTTCCGGCAGGCGGATGCGGCACTGCTGGAAGCGCAGGCAGCGGTCGATCGCGCCACTCTACAGCTGGACCACGCCACCGTGCGTGCGCCGATTGCCGGGCGTGCCGGTCGCGCGCAGGTCAGCGAGGGGGCACTGGTCAGCGCCGTCGGGGCCACGCTGCTGACCCGGATCGACCAGCTCGACCCGGTGTTTGTGATCTTCAATCCCTCGCACATCGCCATGAACGAACTGGAGCGGGGCATTACGGCGGGACGCGTGGTGCTGGCCGATGACCGCAAGGTGGCGGTGACGGTGCTGCTGGATGACGGCACGCCCATTTCTACGCCGGGTGTGCTGGACTTCAGCGAAACCGCGATCGATCCGGCTACCGGCAGCCGCACCCTGCGTGCACGCCTGCCCAATGCCGAAGGGCGTTTGCTGCCGGGCCAGTTCGTGCGCGGCATCCTGACCGTTGGCACGGTACCGAACGGGATCAGCCTGCCGGAACGTGCCATCCAGGTGGGCGAAGACGAATCCAGCGTGATGGTGGTCACCGACGACGGCATCGCGATGCGGCGGCCGGTGATGCTGGCGGGGCAGTCGGGCGGGCGCTGGGTGGTGCAGTCAGGGCTGAAGCCCGGTGAGCGGGTCATCGTGGATGGCTGGCACAAGATCCAGCCGGGGCAACCGGTCAGCGTGGCGTCGCCCAAGGAAGCACCGCGATGAACCGCTACTTCGTCGACCGCCCGGTACTGGCCTGGGTGATCGCCCTGTTTGCGATCCTGTTCGGCACCATCGCGCTGAGCCGCCTGCCGGTGGAGCAGTACCCGGATGTGGCCCCGCCGTCACTGAGCATTTCGGCCACCTTCGTCGGGGCCGATGCACAGACGCTGGACCGCACCGTGACCTCGGTGATCGAGAATGAACTCAATGGCGTGGACGATTTTCTGTTCATGTCATCCACCAGCCGTGCGAATGGCACGGCGCAGATCCGGGTGACCTACCGCAGCGGCACCGACCTGGACGTGGCACGCGCGCAGCTGCAGGACCGTCTGGCACGGGTGGAGCCGCGTCTGCCCGACGAAGTGCGGCAGATGGGGGTGCGCGTCACCCAGGCCAGCAACGGATTCCTCATGTTGATCGCGCTGCAGTCGGAAGGCGACCAGTACTCGGCACTCGAGCTGGGTGACTTCGCCGCCAACAACGTGGCCGATGAACTGCGTCGCCTGCACGGCGTCGGCGACGTTTCCCTGTTTGGCTCCAGCTATGCCATGCGGATCTGGCTGGACCGCGAAAAGCTGCTGAGCTATGGCATCGCCCCGGGCGAAGTGATGGCCGCGATCCGTGAGCAGAACGCGCAGACTGCCGGTGGCGGGCTGGGCCTGCAGCCCACCACGGCCGAGACCGAAACCACCGCGCAGATCGTGCTGCGCGGCCGCTTCAGCACGCCCGAACAGTTCCGCCAGGTGATCCTGCGCGCCACGCCCGGCGCTGCCACTGTACGCGTGGGCGACGTGGCCCGGGTCGAGCTGGGGCAGGACACCTATGCGTTCAACCTCAGTCTTAATGGCCGTCCCACCGCCGGTCTGGCGGTGTCGCTGGCATCTGGGGCCAATGCGCTGTCGACCGCGACCGCCGTGCGTGAACGCCTGCAGCAGCTGGAGGCCAGCTTTCCCGAGGGCATGGTGTGGGTAACCCCGTTCGACACCACGCCGTTCATCACCGAATCGGTACGCGGCGTCGCCCTGACCATGGTGCAGTCGATGCTGCTGGTGTCGGTGGTGGTGCTGCTGTTCCTGCAGAGCTGGCGGGCGATGTTCCTGCCGACCCTGGTGGTGCCGATCTCGCTGCTGGGGGCCTGTGTCGGGCTGCTGGCACTGGGCGTGTCGATCAACCTGCTGTCGCTGTTCGCGATGGTGGTGGCGATCGGCATCCTCAACGACGACGCGATCGTGATCGTCGAGAACGTCGAGCGGATCATGCGCGAGGAAGACCTTCCCGCGCCCGATGCGACCGCGAAGGCGATGGGTCAACTGAGCGGGGCGATCATCGCCACCACTCTGGTGCTGCTGGCGGTGTTCATTCCGATGGGGTTTTTTCCGGGTTCGGCCGGCGGCATCTACCGGCAGTTCGCCGTGACATTGAGCGTGTCGCTGGTGGTATCGACCGTGCTGTCGCTGACCCTGGCTCCGGCAATCTGCGCGGCGATGCTGCGGCCGCGCGCCGAAACAGCGCGAAAAGGCCCGGTGCAGCGCGTGTTCGCATCGATCAATGCGGGCCTGGAGCGCAGCAGCCAGGGCTACGCCAGTGGCGTCGGGCGGATGTTGCTGCGGCCTTGGCTATGGATCGCGGTATTCGTGATCGTGGTGGTGATCACCGCGCTGCTTTACCTTCGACTGCCCGGTGGCTTCTTGCCGGACGAGGACCAGGGTTACCTGTTCGTGGCCTACAACGCCGCGCCGGGTGCCACCATGGCACGTACCCGCGCCGCCGCGGAGCAGGCCGAGGCGATCCTTCGTCGCCAGCCAGAGGTACGCAACGTGGCCACGGTGGTCGGCTTCAGCTTCTTTGGTCAGGGCCAAGCGGTGGGCATGTCGTTCGTCGACCTGCATCCGTGGGCCGAGCGCGGCGGGCGGGAGCAGGGCGCGATGGCGTTGGCGCAACGGATGAATGCGGCGTTCTCACAGATTCCGCAGGCACAGGTATTCGCACTGAACCCTCCGGCGATCCAGGCATTAGGCAACGCCTCGGGCTTCAGCATGAAGCTGGAAGATCGCGCCGGTGTCGGCAGCAGCGGGCTCAATGCTGCGGCGATGACGATGACCGCGCAGGCGGCCGCCAGCCCGCTGCTGGCCGGCGTTCGCCCCGAAGGCATGCCGCGCGCACCGCAGCTGTTCGTGGACATCGACCGCACCCAGGCGCGCGCGCTAGGGGTGCCGCTGAGCCAGGCCAACCAGGCACTGGGCATTCTGTTCGGGTCGGCGTACGTCAATGACTTCGTCCGCCAGGGCAATGTGTTGCGGGTATTCGTGCAGGCCGATGCCGCGCAGCGCATGCGCGCCGAGGATGTCAGCGACCTGCGCGTGATCGGCAGCCAAGGGCAGTCGGTTCCGCTCTCGGCGTTCGCGCGTACGCGTTGGACGGTGGGGGAGCAGCAGGTAGAACGCTATAACGGCTTCCTGTCCGCCACGGTATCGGGGCAGGGGGCACCGGGTGTCTCCAGCGGCGCAGCGATGCGGGAGATGGAGCGCATCGCGGGCGACGTGCTGCCGGCAGGCGTGCGCTTTGAATGGACCGGTACCGCACGCGAAGAGCAGGAAGCGTCTGGCCAGGTCGGGTTGCTGCTGGGTCTGGCCTTTGTGGTGGCGTTCCTGCTGCTGGCCGCCTTGTACGAAAGCTGGATCACCCCGGTGATCGTGCTGCTGGTGGTGCCGCTGGGCATTCTGGGGGCGGTGCTGTTCACGGCCGCGCGTGGCATGTCGGCGGACGTGTACTTCACTGTGGGGCTGGTGACCATCATCGGCCTGGCGGCCAAGAACGCCATTCTGATCGTGCAGTTCGGGCTGGATGAGGAGGCGCAGGGCGTGCCCCCGCGCGAGGCGATTCTGCGCGCCGCACACCAGCGCCTGCGTCCGATCCTGATGACCAGCCTGACCTTCATCGTCGGCATGGTGCCGCTGGTGATTGCCACCGGTGCGGGTGCCGCCAGCCGACAGGCGGTGGGCACCGGTGTGCTGGGCAGCATGCTCAGTGCGACCGTGCTGGGCATCTTCTTCACGCCGCTGTTCTACTACCTGCTGCGACGCAGGTCGGCGGAGAAGGCCGATGCGTAGCCGGCCTGCACGTGCCTGGATATTGGCGCTGGCAGCAACCGCGCTGTGCGGCTGCAATCTTGCGCCGCCGTACGTGCGCCCCGAGGTTGCGGTGCCGGCGTCCTACCTGACCTCGGGCGAGGTGCCGGTGCAGGACAGCGGCACGAACGCGCCGGCCATCGGCTGGTCCGCCTATTTCCAGGACCCGGTGCTGCAGGGCCTGATTGAACAGGCGCTGCGCAACAACCGGGATCTGGCCGCGGCCGTGGCACGCATGGAACAGGCCCGCGCACAATTCCGCATCCAGCGCAGCCAACGGCTGCCTGGACTGGAAATCAGCGGCTCAGGCCAACGCCTGCGCACCCCCGTGAGCGCAGCGGATGGCGCGGCCAGGGTGACCGTGGACAGCTATGCCGTGCAGGTGGGCATCCCCGCGTTCGAGCTGGACTTCTGGGGACGCGTGGCCAATCTCAGCGAAGCCGCGCGCCGCCAGTACCTGGCCACTGCTGAAGCGCGTGATGCGGCCGCGCTGAGTCTGATCGCGACCGTGGCCGCCACTTACTACGCCGTGCGCGCCAGCGAAGCCGGGATCGTGCTGGCCGAGCGCTCACTGGCCAGTCGGCAGGAAACGCGTGAACTGGCGCAACTGCGCATGGATGCCGGCCTCACTTCTTCGGTGGACTTCAACCAGTCGTATGCATTGGTGACACAGGCCGAAGTCCAGCTGGCTGAGCTGCGACGCAGCCATGGCCAGGCGGTGCAACTGCTGCAGTTCCTTGTGGCCACTCCGCTACCTCCGACGTTGCCTGCAGGACGGCCTCTGGAGCCGGATGCGCAACTGGCCCGACTGCAACCCGGGCTGCCATCGGAGCTGCTGGAGGCACGCCCGGACGTGCGCCTGGCCGAGCAGCAGCTGCGCGCTGCCAATGCCAACATTGGTGCGGCGCGCGCCCTGTACTTTCCGCTGATCGCGCTGACCGGGGCAGGGGGCTACGCCTCCAGCGATCTTTCCGGGCTGGTGTCGGACAGCAACCGGGTGTGGTCGTTCGGGGCCGGCGCGGTGTTGCCGCTGCTGGACTGGGGCGCACGCCGGGCACGCGTTGACGCAGCGGTAGCCACCCGCGACGAACGCGAAGTGAGTTACCAGTCCACGGTGCAGAACGCCTTCCGCGAGGTGGCCAGCGGCCTGGTCGCCGCCGAACAGAACGACCGCCAGATCGCGGCGCAGCTGCAGGCGGTGCAGGTACAGCAGGCCTTGGTGGAGACCGCACAGGATCGCTACGAGGTGGGCCTGACCCCTTATCTGGAGGTGCTGGATGCCGAGCGCAACCACTTCACCGCCGAACAAGCGCTGCTGCAACTGCGTGCAAGCGCCTTGCAGGACGCTGTGAACCTCTATGCCGCACTGGGTGGCGGCCAACTGACGAGGAGCCCCTGATGCGCCTTCCACTCTTCCTGCTGTGCCTGGCCAGCGTTGCATTGCCCGGCACCGTTGCAGCCCAGACCCGCGATGCCGACCAGGATGCGGAGATCCAGCGCCTGCGCCAGACCGTTGAACAGCTGACCGCGCGGATCCAGGCGCTGGAAGGGGGGCAGACCACGAGCACACCCTCGGCAGCGCCGGTTGGCGTGGCTGCGGCACCCGGCGCCGCCAGCGCGCCAGCGGTGGTGCCGGCCGCTCCAGCTGCGGTGGCCACGCCGACGGTGTTGAACGTCAGCATCTCGCCGCTGCCGCCACGCGATCCGTTCGACGAGGACGATCAGGCCGCTGCACGCATGGACAACGAGGTGCCACCGGGTGATGAACTGGAAGGCTTCTTCGCGTTGCCGGGCACCTCCACCTGGTTGCGCCTCAGCGGCTACGCCAAGCTGGATGCGATGTATGACGACGGCGATGCGGGCGACAGCGATATGTTCATTACCTCTGAGATCCCGGTCGACGGCGGTCGTGACAAAGCACGCTTCAACATGCACGCACGGCAGACCCGGTTCACCATCGAAGCGCGCCGCGACACCGGTGCCGGGCCGCTGCGCTTCGTGCTGCAGAACGATTTCTTCGGCTCTGGCGGCAGCTATGGTTACCGCCTGCGCCATGCGTACGGGCAGCTGGGCAATACCTATGCGGGCTTTGGCTGGTCGGCGTTCATGGACCTGGACTCCGGCCCGGACACCCTGGACTTTGCCGGCCCCGGTGCTTCGCCGTCGGCCCGTCTGGCCAGCATCCGCCAGTACATTCCGTTGCGCGGCGGCAACCAGCTGATCATTGCCGCCGAACACCGGCCGCCCGAGCTGCAGCTGGACGGCGCGACCCAGCAGTCGCGGACCGCCGCACCCAACCTGGTGCTGGCCGCACGGCACGAAGCCGACTGGGGCAGCGTGCAGCTGGCCGGGGTGCTGCGTTACCTGGCGTTCGATTCGGCGCGCAACAGTGGCGAAGGCAGCGACAGCACCACCGCCGGCGGGCTGGCCTTCAGTGGCACCTGGGGAGGCAGCAGCGGCAGCTATTTCGTGTTCGGCGCGGTGGGCGGGCAGGGCATCGCCGCCTATCTGGGCGACCTGGGCGGGTTGAACCTGGACGGGGTGGTGGACGCGGACAACCACCTGCAGACTCTGCAGCAGTACGGCGGCTGGGTGGGCTACACGCACCGCTGGTCGCAGCGTTGGCATTCCACCCTGACCTGGAGCCGGCTGTACCTGGAGCGCGATGCGTTGCTGGATCCTTCCGTGTTCCGGCGCAGCGACTATGCCGCGGCCAATCTGATCTGGCAGCCGGCCCCGAGCTGGAGCTGGGGTGCGGAAGTGCTGTACGGCAAGCTGGAGGAACAGGGTGGTGCCAGCGCCGATGTGTTCCGTGTACAGACCGCGTTGAAGTACGACTTCATCAAGTAGGAGGGTGTCATGAGCAGGCAGTGCACCGGACGCTGGCAGCTGTTGGCATGGGCGGTCGCGGTGGGCTGCGTCTCACCGGCGCTCGCCCAGGACGCCATGCTCGGCACGCTGCTTGAGGAACCCGGCAGCGCTGGGCTGGGGTTCCTGATGCGGGTGGAGTCGTCGCCGTACAAAGGGGCGGATGACCGCGTCGACCTGCTGCCGCTGTATCTGTATGAAGGCGAGCGCTTCTTCTTGCGCTCCAATGCCGCCGGCGTCCGCCTGGCCACCCAGGAAGACCAGGGGATGGAGCTGTTCGTCGAGCGAAGGCTGGAAGGCTACCCCGAAGACGAAACGCCGGAGATTCTTGAAGGACTTCGCACCCGCAATGGCGAAGCCGACCTTGGCGCGCGTTACTACTGGAAGCAGCAGGGCCACACCTGGGATCTGAGTGTACGCCAGGACATCTCGAGCACCTCCAAAGGAACGGAACTACGTGCGGGCTATGGCTATCTGTGGCGTGGCCAGCGCTGGGACGTGCAGCCGGTGCTGAGCCTGGAATGGCGCAGTTCCAAACTCAATGATTACTACTTCGGCATTGAGCCGTATGAGTCCACGGCAGAGCATCCTGCCTATGCCGCCGGTTCCGGCCTCGACGTGACAGCTGGCCTGTACGCGCGCTATCGCTTCCTCCAGCACTGGAGCCTGCTCGGTGGGGTATATGCCACCCAGCAATCCAGCTCGGTCCGCAACAGCCCGCTGGTCGATGACCGCGTGCAATGGGGGGCGCTGCTGGGCGCGGCGTACGACTTCGGCAACGGCCAGGTGCGCTGGGACGAACCCACGTCGCCCACCTACGTCAAAGTGTTCTACGGTCGCGATTCGGCCGACGGCTGCCACATGGTCAAGATCATGACCTTCAGCTGCACCGACCTCAACGACGTCGACCCGACCGACATCTGGGGCGTGCATGTGGGCAGACCGTTTGTTTCTGAATTGAACGGCTGGCCGCTGGACCTGGTCGGCTATGTGGGCGTGCTGCGCCACGACGAGAAGGGCCATCAGCCGGATTCCTGGCAGATCGATGCTTACATGAAGGGGTTCTACTACGGCTTCCCGTGGTCACATCGGGTCAAGACCCGGATCGGCTTCGGCTTCGGGCTCTCCTATGCCGAGCGGGTGCCCTATGCCGAAGTGCAGTCGCAGGCACGCCGCGAACGCAATACCTCCAAGCTGCTGAACTACCTGGACCCCAGCATCGACGTCAGCCTGGGTGACATCTTCGGCAGCCGGCGCTGGCACGACATGTATCTGGGCGTGGGCATCTCGCACCGCTCCGGCATCTTCGGCTCGTCGCAGATGCTGGGCACGGTGGATGGCGGCTCCAACTACATCTACGCCTATCTGGAGGCCGCGCTCTAGCGCGGCACTGAATCCGGCTTCGGGTCGCGCTCGTGACGGGCCAGCAGGGCGATGGCGATGTAAGCCAATCCCATCGCCAGCATCGCCAAACCGACACCCCATGACGCCGCGGCCCGCCCGGC is part of the Stenotrophomonas oahuensis genome and encodes:
- a CDS encoding multidrug efflux RND transporter permease subunit; protein product: MNRYFVDRPVLAWVIALFAILFGTIALSRLPVEQYPDVAPPSLSISATFVGADAQTLDRTVTSVIENELNGVDDFLFMSSTSRANGTAQIRVTYRSGTDLDVARAQLQDRLARVEPRLPDEVRQMGVRVTQASNGFLMLIALQSEGDQYSALELGDFAANNVADELRRLHGVGDVSLFGSSYAMRIWLDREKLLSYGIAPGEVMAAIREQNAQTAGGGLGLQPTTAETETTAQIVLRGRFSTPEQFRQVILRATPGAATVRVGDVARVELGQDTYAFNLSLNGRPTAGLAVSLASGANALSTATAVRERLQQLEASFPEGMVWVTPFDTTPFITESVRGVALTMVQSMLLVSVVVLLFLQSWRAMFLPTLVVPISLLGACVGLLALGVSINLLSLFAMVVAIGILNDDAIVIVENVERIMREEDLPAPDATAKAMGQLSGAIIATTLVLLAVFIPMGFFPGSAGGIYRQFAVTLSVSLVVSTVLSLTLAPAICAAMLRPRAETARKGPVQRVFASINAGLERSSQGYASGVGRMLLRPWLWIAVFVIVVVITALLYLRLPGGFLPDEDQGYLFVAYNAAPGATMARTRAAAEQAEAILRRQPEVRNVATVVGFSFFGQGQAVGMSFVDLHPWAERGGREQGAMALAQRMNAAFSQIPQAQVFALNPPAIQALGNASGFSMKLEDRAGVGSSGLNAAAMTMTAQAAASPLLAGVRPEGMPRAPQLFVDIDRTQARALGVPLSQANQALGILFGSAYVNDFVRQGNVLRVFVQADAAQRMRAEDVSDLRVIGSQGQSVPLSAFARTRWTVGEQQVERYNGFLSATVSGQGAPGVSSGAAMREMERIAGDVLPAGVRFEWTGTAREEQEASGQVGLLLGLAFVVAFLLLAALYESWITPVIVLLVVPLGILGAVLFTAARGMSADVYFTVGLVTIIGLAAKNAILIVQFGLDEEAQGVPPREAILRAAHQRLRPILMTSLTFIVGMVPLVIATGAGAASRQAVGTGVLGSMLSATVLGIFFTPLFYYLLRRRSAEKADA
- a CDS encoding efflux transporter outer membrane subunit is translated as MRSRPARAWILALAATALCGCNLAPPYVRPEVAVPASYLTSGEVPVQDSGTNAPAIGWSAYFQDPVLQGLIEQALRNNRDLAAAVARMEQARAQFRIQRSQRLPGLEISGSGQRLRTPVSAADGAARVTVDSYAVQVGIPAFELDFWGRVANLSEAARRQYLATAEARDAAALSLIATVAATYYAVRASEAGIVLAERSLASRQETRELAQLRMDAGLTSSVDFNQSYALVTQAEVQLAELRRSHGQAVQLLQFLVATPLPPTLPAGRPLEPDAQLARLQPGLPSELLEARPDVRLAEQQLRAANANIGAARALYFPLIALTGAGGYASSDLSGLVSDSNRVWSFGAGAVLPLLDWGARRARVDAAVATRDEREVSYQSTVQNAFREVASGLVAAEQNDRQIAAQLQAVQVQQALVETAQDRYEVGLTPYLEVLDAERNHFTAEQALLQLRASALQDAVNLYAALGGGQLTRSP
- a CDS encoding DcaP family trimeric outer membrane transporter, producing the protein MRLPLFLLCLASVALPGTVAAQTRDADQDAEIQRLRQTVEQLTARIQALEGGQTTSTPSAAPVGVAAAPGAASAPAVVPAAPAAVATPTVLNVSISPLPPRDPFDEDDQAAARMDNEVPPGDELEGFFALPGTSTWLRLSGYAKLDAMYDDGDAGDSDMFITSEIPVDGGRDKARFNMHARQTRFTIEARRDTGAGPLRFVLQNDFFGSGGSYGYRLRHAYGQLGNTYAGFGWSAFMDLDSGPDTLDFAGPGASPSARLASIRQYIPLRGGNQLIIAAEHRPPELQLDGATQQSRTAAPNLVLAARHEADWGSVQLAGVLRYLAFDSARNSGEGSDSTTAGGLAFSGTWGGSSGSYFVFGAVGGQGIAAYLGDLGGLNLDGVVDADNHLQTLQQYGGWVGYTHRWSQRWHSTLTWSRLYLERDALLDPSVFRRSDYAAANLIWQPAPSWSWGAEVLYGKLEEQGGASADVFRVQTALKYDFIK
- a CDS encoding MipA/OmpV family protein; its protein translation is MSRQCTGRWQLLAWAVAVGCVSPALAQDAMLGTLLEEPGSAGLGFLMRVESSPYKGADDRVDLLPLYLYEGERFFLRSNAAGVRLATQEDQGMELFVERRLEGYPEDETPEILEGLRTRNGEADLGARYYWKQQGHTWDLSVRQDISSTSKGTELRAGYGYLWRGQRWDVQPVLSLEWRSSKLNDYYFGIEPYESTAEHPAYAAGSGLDVTAGLYARYRFLQHWSLLGGVYATQQSSSVRNSPLVDDRVQWGALLGAAYDFGNGQVRWDEPTSPTYVKVFYGRDSADGCHMVKIMTFSCTDLNDVDPTDIWGVHVGRPFVSELNGWPLDLVGYVGVLRHDEKGHQPDSWQIDAYMKGFYYGFPWSHRVKTRIGFGFGLSYAERVPYAEVQSQARRERNTSKLLNYLDPSIDVSLGDIFGSRRWHDMYLGVGISHRSGIFGSSQMLGTVDGGSNYIYAYLEAAL